TGATGTTTCATAATAATGAATGAATGCGAAAAACAAAAAGCTTACCTGTGATGAGGTTATGAAAGTAACTCCCATGTCTTTCGCAACCCTGTAGAGCTGTTCCTCAACATCAACACTCGTCGCGCTGCAAATCCAAAAGTGTATATCATTAAACAAAAAAGGGAAAAGAAGATTGCAAAACTACAGGAGGAGAAAGACTTGATCATTTTACTTGGTGCATTCATCTAGGATTCCAAACTTCGGTctgtgaaaaaataaacgtgccTACAATACACACACCAGAAACAAGTCAAGATTATTCACGTGAATCATACAACTATTATAAGAGAATTTTACCATGCCAAGCCTCTGTTGCTCTCCAAGAGATAATATGTCTTCCCAGTTGGTTGTAGCATCCCAACCACTTTCATCTCTTTCCAAAAGATATACTAACCGAACATTCTCCAGGATGGTTTTCAGATGAACGTCCAGAACGCTTCCAGCCTCAGTTGAGCTTTCTCCTGTTACTcacaaacaataaaattatatgagaGATAGGGGGAGGGAAGATCATGGTGGTAAGAGATGAGTTTCTCTATAGATTACCATTATTGGTGTAGTACAACTTAGCGGCTCTTTTCTCTGCTTCGTCTTTAGATAGAGGGTATATAATCTGATCTCTCAGCGTCCCTAAGCATGTATATGGTCGCTGCGGCACAAAAAATATGCCATTCCCTGACCCAAGTTCTTTGATATCCAATGATGGTTTGGCAAGTCTTCCACATACAGTTGGCCATATATCTCTAAGCACTCTAAATACTGAAGTCTTTCCACTACCATTTGGTCCTGAATATATTTTGCTTCCGTAAGCTCTAGgttcatgcaaaaaaaaaaaaaatctacgaCGAATAATAATTCACCAACCTGTGACGAGCAGGCTTTTCCCTGCAACTATTTCGCATGACAACTGGCTAGCCATTAACTTCTGCGCAGGGGTAATGATATCCACCTCTGAAAAGGATATTCGATCTTGAGAATCCAAGCGGCTTGTGTGATTTTCTGAGGTAACACCTGAATATAGTAGGGACAAAACGAGTATGATCAACCCGAGTAAATACATTCTCTATAACGCATGTCTAAGTCCAATATTTTTAAGCATATAAGACTCAACCAGTGAAAAGATTATGAAAAACCACGGTCAAAATTATGCATTGTGCAAGTACATGAACTATCAATATTATGACTTCAAAATGTGAGCGCGATATATGGAATGGTACCTGACTGAGAAGCATCCAAAAACTCATCGAGCTCAAAAATTCTGTTAATACCACCAGAGAGCTCAAGGAACTTCTTGTGTAGTTCAAGAATATCACCAAACGCCATAAAGCTTTGAGACACGACAGAAGCTAGATACCGCAATGCATGTGCCAATTCACCTGGTATCAAGACATCATGCAAGAAAGCGTTATATAGAGAATTTACTAACTTAATTGGCTCACGTCAAAAAGTGTTGCAGATCTTCACCTTGAGTGGAGACAAGTGCTCTGTCTCCTTTGTGTTCTAGGGCATACAACAAACTCAATCCCCAAGTCACATTATTGGGAAGTTGCTTAGTCACGAAATCATCAAGTATGCCATACACCCATTTCTTCTTCAAGAGCATGAGAGAGTGGTCCAGTAGTGCCCTGAATTTTGTGTCAACCATCTGTtccatgaaaaataaaaacaggtAAATAGCTAGCCCAGAATCCAACAGTTATAGCAAAGGAACTTAAGACACTTGCAGCTTTTTCTCGAGCTCCGCCTCCAAAGAAGGCAATGGATTCAGCATGAGTGTTCAGTCTCTCGTGCATAAACCTACATAAGGAGGAAGACGTTGGTCCAAATAGTCGCTATAACGCAATCATCTTAAAAATTAGAAACGTAAAATCATTACCTAAATTTCCCCTCAAGCTGCTGTTCTTCACCGGCTAGATCACCAAAATCGGGAGCAAAACGTCTCAGGAAACCCAGACCAAGTAACATATATGTGTAAAGTATGGCAACTCCCCTTTGACCAGTCAATAGCTTCATCCTCCAGGTGAAccttcaatttgttttttttttctttttgaaactcaAACCAAGGACCATGAAACAGATATCAGGAAAACAATCCAACAAAATGTACTTACCACAGAATATCAACCGATGGCTTAACCATTCCAGTAAGAAGTCCAGACAAGTCAGTGGTTAACTTTTCCAGGTCACGAGTGAGTCTCTGGTCTGCGTCAATAGTATTGCCTGACATGTGGAAAACCTGCATAGATATGAACCCAATGAGATCTTTATTGTCTCTAAATTTGCGATATCAATTTACAAGAAAAGGAACAAACAAACTAACAGCCTCTATGAAGCATATAACAAACACAAATCAATATCCATTTCAAATTGGTGTGGATCAGCATACTTCTTACATAAGTGCAAATAACACATCATGCTTTCTTTTAGCCTTTAGGTCAAGTTGCACTGTTTAACTCAAGTTCATCGTCATAATTCAAAATGCATGAATGGGGTATGCTAGCATAGTATCTTTGAGCATCATAGATCTGAATTGACCTTGTAAAACGCATTATTTCTCAAGTAATTCCGTAGCAGATGTTGAGTCAAACGAATCCTCCACCCTAAAGCTAGCCTCTGCGTTAGATGCCTGAAAACAATGTTTGAACCCACATCAGCAAGGGGTTCCTTAAATGTAACTGATAGTCTAACAAAAACtccaaaatacataaaaataaagaacacAACGAAGTTTTAAACTTgcataaaaaggaaatttactTTAATGAAGGAGCAATGACAGCAGATGCACTACTTTGGATAACACTCAAACCAATCAAACGAACAAATGCGGCTTTATCTTGCTCCAAGACATACTTCACAGTGGTCCCTGCGAAATTAAATGTGGTTGTCAGAAAAGTAGCCCTATCAATAACAATTAGGTAACCTAACAGAGTATACCATTCAAAGAGGCTATTCGGTCAGAGATTAATGTTCTTGAGACGACAAGGCAAGCAACCAAAAGCAGTTGTCCTCCTTGTTTGTCAAATAGAGTGGGTATCTGAAACATAACAGTGAAACGGTCAGCTACTTTTAGCATAAATGTGGGACGAATAAGTTagccaaatgaaataaatatttcgCCTTCCAAGGAAGCTAAAGAGGAAATGCACATGTATTTACTTCTAGGTTAACAAAAATTGGTACAAGTGTTTTCAACAAAATTCACACTAATAACTCAAGCTCACCAATGTGTTTAACATTGCAGCTACTCTTAATGGCAACGCCCTTGGCGATGTTCGAGGTTGAGGAAAACGAGGCAACACAACACTTTTATCAACAACTGGTGATTTTGCAATTGACTGTGTCAAGTACGCCTGAGCCTTTGAATTAGTAGTGGCAGATTCCTACAGCACCAAGTAACAAGGTTATAACCACCACAAAGCACCCCTCAacgaaagttaaaaaaaaaaatcataagctGTTGAAGACCTTTCTAGCTGCAGCAAACGCTCGTTGAACAACCATCGCATCATTTTGACGATCGTTCTCTGAAATTTTCGCTGAATCAACTCCAGCGTCCGTCAGAGGTGCAGAGTCGTCCCTGAAGTTTAGTCCTTTTAAATAAGTAAATGCAAAATAAAACTTTGATAACGCTCACAAAGATGGTAAAGAAACAATTCCAACCTCTTGTAGTGAACACTCCATCCCCCTTCTCCATCTAATGACAGAACAACGTCATGGAATGCAACAAGGGCTGGACGATGGGAGATTGTTATGCAAGAAGTTCCCATAGCTCGAACCTTAGCAGCAAAACGTTCTTCCATATCAGTTGTCACAGCACTCGTGCACTCATCAAGAATTGCAAATTTAGGTTTGTGGTAGAACAGTCTGGCCATTCCCAATCTCTGTTGCTCTCCAAGAGATAATTCA
The sequence above is a segment of the Raphanus sativus cultivar WK10039 unplaced genomic scaffold, ASM80110v3 Scaffold4135, whole genome shotgun sequence genome. Coding sequences within it:
- the LOC130507182 gene encoding ABC transporter D family member 1-like, producing the protein MPSLQLLQLTERGRSLVASRRKSILLAAGIVAAGGAFYLKSRISSPRLDSSRGRSGGDGEALEKRRGNNKNAKKATPKKKGGGLKSLQVLTAILLSQMGKMGARDLLALLATVVFRTALSNRLAKVQGFLFRAAFLRRAPLFLRLISENIFLCFMLSTTHATSKYITGALSLRFRKILTKLIHSHYFENMVYYKISHVDGRITHPEQRIASDVPRFSSELSELIQDDLTAVTDGILYAWRLCSYASPKYIFWILAYVLGAGTAIRTFSPSFGKLMSKEQQLEGEYRQLHSRLRTHSESIAFYGGETREESHIQQKFKNLVTHMSDVLHDHWWFGMIQDFLLKYLGATVAVILIIEPFFSGHLRPDDSTLGRAEMLSNIRYHTSVIISLFQALGTLSISSRRLSRLSGYADRIHELMAVSRELSGDDKTSLQRNRSRNYLTEASYVEFSGVKVVTPTGNVLVEDLTLRVEQGSNLLITGPNGSGKSSLFRVLGGLWPLVSGHIVKPGVGSDLNKEIFYVPQRPYMAVGTLRDQLIYPLTSDQETVPLTETGMVELLENVDLEYLLDRYRPDKEVNWGDELSLGEQQRLGMARLFYHKPKFAILDECTSAVTTDMEERFAAKVRAMGTSCITISHRPALVAFHDVVLSLDGEGGWSVHYKRDDSAPLTDAGVDSAKISENDRQNDAMVVQRAFAAARKESATTNSKAQAYLTQSIAKSPVVDKSVVLPRFPQPRTSPRALPLRVAAMLNTLIPTLFDKQGGQLLLVACLVVSRTLISDRIASLNGTTVKYVLEQDKAAFVRLIGLSVIQSSASAVIAPSLKHLTQRLALGWRIRLTQHLLRNYLRNNAFYKVFHMSGNTIDADQRLTRDLEKLTTDLSGLLTGMVKPSVDILWFTWRMKLLTGQRGVAILYTYMLLGLGFLRRFAPDFGDLAGEEQQLEGKFRFMHERLNTHAESIAFFGGGAREKAASVLSSFAITVGFWMVDTKFRALLDHSLMLLKKKWVYGILDDFVTKQLPNNVTWGLSLLYALEHKGDRALVSTQGELAHALRYLASVVSQSFMAFGDILELHKKFLELSGGINRIFELDEFLDASQSGVTSENHTSRLDSQDRISFSEVDIITPAQKLMASQLSCEIVAGKSLLVTGPNGSGKTSVFRVLRDIWPTVCGRLAKPSLDIKELGSGNGIFFVPQRPYTCLGTLRDQIIYPLSKDEAEKRAAKLYYTNNGESSTEAGSVLDVHLKTILENVRLVYLLERDESGWDATTNWEDILSLGEQQRLGMARLFFHRPKFGILDECTNATSVDVEEQLYRVAKDMGVTFITSSQRPALIPFHSLELRLIDGEGNWELRSIEQTTE